In the genome of Massilia sp. PAMC28688, one region contains:
- a CDS encoding HAF repeat-containing protein, translated as MRILFQVPLCLLGALCLAAPAARAHPEYRVTIVAGANSYAYDINNAGVVVGSIEYKDGVRGFVNRGKGMLLLGALGGVHSRAVAINNQGEVLGQWTTATGLTRGFVYCAGVQRDIGVRPGYDTFFTDINDRGYMTAIGRKYDSFEGSRSFLRAPDGRYRDIGSLPFDDPLTDAYALNNSNTITGISGPLIFPGLPVRAMMWSKGIMRDLGDVGSEPNAGYAINNAGQITGYASVPDTLHDRVATLYSKGRLIDIDRRPATVSRFSEGAGINNHGHIVGYSDHLAGFVYRGRKMQSLNAMIDPRSGWNIQFPRAINDSGQIAATAYRNGQQYAVRLDLIRPHLLQLPMPDDGEQGPDAGPQRQQ; from the coding sequence ATGCGTATACTTTTTCAAGTTCCACTGTGTCTGCTGGGTGCGCTTTGCCTGGCCGCGCCTGCTGCCCGGGCCCATCCGGAATACCGGGTCACGATCGTGGCTGGCGCCAACAGTTATGCGTACGACATCAATAACGCGGGAGTGGTCGTCGGCAGCATCGAGTACAAGGATGGCGTGCGCGGTTTCGTCAATCGCGGCAAGGGCATGCTGCTGCTGGGCGCGCTGGGCGGCGTCCACAGCCGTGCCGTGGCCATCAACAACCAGGGCGAGGTGCTTGGGCAATGGACTACGGCCACGGGCTTGACGCGCGGCTTTGTGTATTGCGCCGGCGTCCAGCGCGACATCGGCGTGCGTCCCGGATATGACACGTTTTTTACCGACATAAATGATCGCGGCTACATGACGGCCATCGGCCGCAAGTACGATTCCTTTGAAGGATCGCGCAGCTTCCTGCGCGCGCCCGATGGCCGCTACCGCGACATCGGATCGCTGCCGTTCGATGATCCGCTCACCGATGCCTATGCGCTCAACAACAGCAATACCATTACCGGCATTTCCGGTCCGCTGATCTTTCCAGGCTTGCCCGTGCGCGCCATGATGTGGTCAAAAGGCATCATGCGCGATCTCGGCGATGTTGGTTCCGAGCCCAATGCCGGGTACGCCATCAACAATGCAGGGCAGATTACGGGATACGCCAGCGTGCCCGATACGCTGCACGACCGCGTGGCCACGCTGTACAGCAAGGGGCGCCTGATCGATATTGACCGCCGCCCTGCCACGGTGTCGCGTTTTAGCGAAGGCGCGGGCATCAATAACCACGGGCACATTGTTGGCTATTCCGATCACCTGGCCGGCTTCGTTTATCGCGGCCGGAAAATGCAGTCACTCAATGCCATGATCGATCCCCGGTCTGGCTGGAATATCCAGTTCCCGCGCGCGATCAACGACAGCGGCCAGATTGCGGCCACGGCGTACAGGAACGGCCAGCAATACGCCGTGCGCCTGGATTTG